One genomic window of Bradyrhizobium sp. B124 includes the following:
- a CDS encoding ABC transporter permease encodes MSDLELTVAAKDTDRPKLTLGRRLWSAVLPVALAVLLLGFAAVDRGVLSPANLLNIAQQTSYLALFAMAQTVVILTRGFDLALGPTVSMVSVGSALAMAGATASGHGAGAVLLAGLGAGFALGIACGLFNGVVVALLGVNPFVATLGSYNIAIGIATTLSAGRPVQGVPAPFSQIFYSGSIFGVPAAIVITLAVGIALHLLLARTVFGRSLYLIGTNPRAAAVAGLPVKRILVATYVLCSGLAALGAIMMTARTGSGEPNLGGALSLQAIAGAVVGGTSLTGGRGGVGTAVLGALFITILSNGMNLTRIDGYVQMVVLGAIVIIGVLLDRLRQERRQ; translated from the coding sequence GTGTCTGATCTCGAATTGACCGTTGCCGCCAAGGACACCGACCGGCCGAAGCTGACGCTCGGCCGCCGGCTCTGGAGCGCGGTCTTGCCGGTCGCATTGGCGGTGCTGCTGCTCGGCTTCGCCGCGGTCGACCGCGGGGTGCTGTCGCCGGCCAATCTGCTCAACATCGCACAGCAGACCAGCTATCTGGCGCTGTTCGCGATGGCGCAGACCGTGGTCATCCTGACGCGCGGCTTCGACCTTGCACTTGGCCCGACGGTGTCGATGGTCAGCGTCGGCAGCGCGCTCGCGATGGCCGGCGCCACGGCGTCCGGTCACGGCGCGGGCGCCGTGCTGCTCGCCGGGCTCGGCGCCGGCTTCGCCCTCGGCATCGCGTGCGGTCTCTTCAACGGCGTGGTCGTCGCGCTGCTTGGGGTCAATCCTTTTGTCGCGACGCTGGGCAGCTACAATATCGCGATCGGGATTGCGACCACGCTTTCGGCCGGGCGGCCGGTGCAAGGCGTGCCGGCGCCGTTCTCGCAGATCTTCTACAGCGGCAGCATCTTCGGCGTGCCGGCGGCGATTGTGATCACCCTCGCGGTCGGCATCGCGCTTCATCTGCTGCTGGCGCGCACCGTGTTCGGCCGGTCGCTCTATCTGATCGGCACCAACCCGCGTGCCGCGGCGGTCGCCGGCCTGCCGGTCAAGCGCATCCTGGTCGCGACCTATGTGCTGTGCTCGGGACTTGCCGCGCTCGGTGCGATCATGATGACGGCGCGAACCGGATCGGGTGAGCCGAACCTCGGCGGCGCGCTCTCGCTGCAGGCGATTGCCGGCGCCGTGGTCGGCGGAACGAGCCTGACAGGCGGGCGCGGCGGCGTCGGCACCGCCGTGCTCGGCGCCCTGTTCATCACCATTCTCTCCAACGGCATGAACCTCACCCGGATCGACGGGTACGTCCAGATGGTCGTGCTCGGCGCGATCGTCATCATCGGCGTGCTGCTGGATCGCCTGCGGCAGGAGCGGCGCCAATGA